In the Plasmodium sp. gorilla clade G2 genome assembly, chromosome: 12 genome, AATAAATTAGTACGATCATGTGAACCACCTTCTGGAAATATACCAATAGTATCACCATTTTTTAAACTATTTGTAACTAAATTATAAACTTCTGATTGATTTATTTTAggtataattttaaatgataCACCATTAATTTTATCTTCACATTCTATATTCATACCTTCTTGAATTATCAATTCAGTCTCTGATTCTATTTTAACAACTGGaaacattttattttgtgttaataatttatcaCCAACTTGAACATCCAATTTAAATCTAGTATTTATTCCTGTTATTTTTACATCACCTTCATTCCAACATATACGACCAATACCTTTAAATTTTAAATCTTGTGGTCTCTTCACACTTATACAACCAATAACACTAGCCAATTTTCCAATTACAGCTCTTCGCATAGATTTCTCAGCAACAATAAACTTCACTTGTCTGGGAATATTTGCTATCAATACACATGCATCAATAAACTGATTATTATGATTCCCAACAAATATAACAGATCCATACAAGGGCACATTTTCCGGGTTTATAACGTTCACATCTCTAAATACTGATTTTACTATAACTTTACATAACCATCTTATTAAAAAGTAGAAATCTggcattatttaaaaatttttaaatatataaataaataaaaaataaataaaaataaataaaaaataaataaataaatataacatgtACCCAATagagaaattaaaaattatataaaatgtttaaacataaaaaaaaaaaaataataataataaaatatatgtatcgtgtcctttttttttctttttttttttttatttataaacatatatgtcatatattatattccttATAATGATAACATATTGCAAGAACAagcaaatatttttttcattatataataaaatccTATAGAGactatatatatgaagagaaacacatatataaaataaaaaatttaaatatataaatatataaaaatataaaaacatatttaatatatatatatataaatatatatatttatatatatgtttttatacatacatgtgaccaaaaaatattatgaaaataaaatatttaaaaagaaatattattattcatataagaaaaatacatcaagttaaaataaatgaaataataaaaagtattttatatatatatatataatatatataaatatacatttataataaataatgtatttaaaaaaaaaaaaaaaaaaagaaagaaaatacttaaaaaaaatagatatattattatggatacgtaaaaaaaaaaatatttttattatatatataaattcatatttttgaatatattattaataaaattttaaaaaaaggcatacaaaaaagaaaaatattatacatataattatatatatttttaataaataaaaaatgtatacataatatatatattatatattatatatatatattatacataggtatttaatattatatatataattataatatatatatatatttttttttaagccatgataattaatatttgtaatataaatatatattatatatattttatatatatatataattttttatatattaaaaaaaaaaattaaataattattcaaaatattatcccacattttttttttctaaatatatctatttagaaaatattaCATCTCTTccatatatttgtaaatattcaagtaatgaaattataatattttaaaaaaatataataagtatatgtaattttttttttttttttttttttcgtttaaATCGtctcataaatatatatatatataaaaaaaaaaaaaaaaaaaaaaagaggatatatataaaatttataagtaatataataaattaatataatattaaaatataaatatattaatattatatatatatatattaaaagaattatttttttcaagtcttatatttataagaatcTATAAATATAGCAACACACGAATTACACCAAAAAATAAtccatattataaaaaaaaataaaatataataaatattatttattccgAAATACAcatcttaatatatatgtaaaaattataaaaggtgtaaatataatataataccataaaatattaatgtatatatatatattcaaatagaagattggaaaaaaaaaaaattcctttttttcatAGTAATTAATATGCTAACACaaacataatttatttaaacattatcccttttttcttttcttttcttttcttttcatttcctttttttttttcttcttttttttcttcgcctttatatgtttatatttcattttttatattaatgttagaaaagatatatatatatatatatagtttcaataaagtattaaaaaaaaatatatatatatattatatatataatattatattcatataatatatgtatatatatttatgaaaagtcatagttttaatttaaaaacataaaaataaatgaaaataaagataaaaaaaaataataacaataaataataataatcttaTATTCTTAATGAACTGTTTTATATACAACCTTGTTCTTAttcttttccattttttccATTCTTTTGGATGGTTGCGCAGATCCAAACTAAAAACaacataaacaaaataataaatatatattataatatatacaatattatatataataggggtgatatatatatatatatatatatatatatatgtaatatataatatcaagtGTATATTACTGGTGAGCTCAAGAAgtatttgaaaataaaactAATAATTTGATAAGCCGCATATAAtggtataattatatatatgtaaaaaaacttaaatgaaaaaaatagtcctatatttatacaaaagGACAGAATTAAAACATCGGTGTAATacctgaaaaaaaaaaaaaaaaaatatacacatgtataaaatacatatatatgtatattttatgttaatatttatatttggaTAATAATTCCTCTATATTCAAAAACTATaaagtaataaaattatttattaatcgTCATATATTCAATGTTAAATAGGATCTTACGTATAATTCATTCCATTCGTTAATCCATAGTGTATACTTtttatacaataataataacaaaaaaataataaacagtGTAAggcaaaaatatattttgtaattaaattatatctgaaaaaatataaaaagataatataaacaagctgcaaaaaaaaaaaaaataaataaaataaaataaaataaaattattaaatatataacgaTTAAATACATTATGTAGACGTTGAACatatttatgatattttatttcacatatataatatatatatgtatatatatatattcttattattaatatctcCTTACGGAAAAAATGCTAAAAAATGCTGAggcataaataataaatgaactAGCCTTTTTTAAACGTTTCTTCTCAGATTGACCTGCCATTTTCACTATTCagaaaccaaaaaaaaaaaaaaaaattttagaaaccttttaaaatttctcttaaaaaacagaaaaaaagggaaacaaaaaaaatggaaatgaATATCTAATTGTacttatatgtaaatatgattttaaaatattatattcattttattatatttacaaatacttatgatatattttgtttttaactataagttttttttttttttttttttttttttttcgtttctGTATAGTagcaataataaaataataataaattcgagatataaataatattttcaagtgcaaaaagaaaaaaaggaaaaagaattcatatataaaaaaattatattattatatatatatatatatataatatacatatataattataatatatattatattactttaaataaatatataaatattatatttttttgtattattttctttaatattaataatattattaatattttttcaattctTAAAaggataattattatgataaaaatttattttatataaaaggtatcattatatatatatatatatatatatatatttaatcattgtttatatttctatttttcaATGATACGATAAATAtactttatttaatattatattttttaatgtgttctaataatatgaaaattattatataagtttaaatataatgcaatttataaaaaaaggataaaaatatacatttgagtatatattaatatgttcaattttatttctttatttatgtattaaaaaaggtataaaatattagtatattatatattaaatatatattttaaatagcataaaaaaatatgcacATTTAAAGAatacacatttttattttttttatttatatttattttaataaatttttaaataaattaattataattaaatacatataatatatatatatatatatatatatatatatatatttatttatattaatatgtaaaaaaaaaatatttgacgTAAATAACATTATCTACGAAACAATTAAatgcatataaatatatgtggtGTAAATTCTCTCTAAATTTTTAAcatgaataaattaaatatacatattaattatatatatatgtatacatgtattttatgaaaactataaaaatatatattttttttaatgggATCTTTAAATACAATAtagaagaatatattttattgacAATACATTTCAAAataggaaatatataaatataaaataacatatatatatatatatatatatatatatttatttatttatttatttattttctatgCTTTCATAAAGAATCTTaagatatttcttttttttttcttaaatacAGTGAAATCTCCTCCATCTGAAGCTTCTTCATCGTCATTTTTTCTatcttcatcattatcattttcttcatttccATTAGCTAACTCATCattctctttatttttatcccCTTCTTTATATCTTTCTgtcttttcattttcattatctatTAATTTATTGCTATTTCTCCAActttttgtattttcttCACTTGTTTCGTGTTTTGCTTTTGAatcatcatcttcttttAAATTCCATGCATTTCTAGTTCTTTCCTCAGTAGTACCATTTCTCTTTGAAATTTCACTCtctctttttctttcattcTCTGGTTTTCCACTTCTTTCACGTCTTCTTGAATCCCTATCCAATTTGTCATCTCTATCTTTTTTATGATCTCTATCACTTCTTTTAATATCTCTATCTCGATCTCTGTCACGATCGCGTTCTCTTTCTCTATCTCTATCACGATCTCTTTCTCTATCTCTATGACTATCTCTTTCTCTATCTCTATCACGGTCTCTTTCTCTGTCTCTATCACGATCCCTTTCTCTATCTCTATGACTATCTCTTCTATGTTCTCTATCTCTATCACGATCTCTTTCTCTGTCCCTATCACGTTCTCTTTCTCTATCTCTATGACTATCTCTTCTATGTTCTCTATCTCTATCGCGATCTCTTTCTCTGTCCCTATCACGATCTCTTTCTCTATCTCTATCGCGATCTCTTTCTCTGTCTCTATCACGATCCCTTTCTCTATCTCTATGACTATCTCTTCTATGTTCTCTATCTCTATCACGATCTCTTTCTCTGTCCCTATCACGATCTCTGCCGCTCCAATCTCTTCTGTCTCTCATTTCAGATCTATCTCTATGAGCACTATCATGATGATCATCATGTCTTCTATAGGAATCATCTCCATTCTGGGATCCTCCTTTATCACCTCTTCTCCATGTTAAATCATCATCAATAGAAGACTTCCTATGAGACCTTTCACTTCTTCTGGATTCTTcctttttccttttcatttGTAAGTCCATTTCTAAGTCTCTTTCTCTTTGCACCTTACTAATTTCCTCAAGTTTCTTTCTagcttcttcttttttctttctttccaTCTCTTCTTTCAATAATCTTTCTTCCTCCTCTTCCCTTCGTTTTCTTTCTTCTTCTGCTTTTATTTTCCTAATATGTTGATCTCTTCTTTCCTTTGCTCTCTgaattttttcttcctttaatatattatataatctttCTTTTTGAGCTTTCAAATTCTTTTCAAATTCTTCAACTCTTaatttcatttcatttttggTAAATTCTTCAATATCGACAGAAAATTTCACATactcttctttttcttttaaggCAGCTTCAAAATCAGCTTTTTGTTCTTCTTCAGCAGCTTTCTGTTCTTGTAACAAAATTTCAGTATCTTCTTGGAAAACTAGAGCAATCCATCTATTCATATGACTAAGTTCAACTTGCCTAACAGCTCTGAAATAATGATCAACCTTTTTAGCTTCCATTTTTCTGActttaataatttcatttcTTTCATTTAATCTTAATTTTTCTTGTGCTTCTTCAATATCATCAAAATCAACATatccatttaatatatcatcaatAGTGATTTCATCCATATATTTACctttcattaatattttcgTAGTATTTGTtgaacataattttttaatttcttttaacATTTGTTCGGCGGCTTCagttttctttttatgtttttcttCTTTGATTCTTAATTTTTCACCTTTTCTAGctaattcttcttttttctctttttcaagtttttcttctaataatttcttttccaTTTTTAATTTGAGTTGAGCTTGTTCCAATTCCTTTTGTTTCTTCAATAAttcttttctctttttattatgttcttCACTTAGTAATTGTATTTTGTGATGCTCTTCATCAATCTTTTCGTATATCttctttaataatttttcattttcaataGGTTTTTCCTCAAATACTTCATTTTCAATAATATCCTCAATGGGTGctgtattataattaatagtTTTATTACTCTTATCTAAGAATGCAAATTCTTCTTCATATGTCAAAGTTGACATGGTTAAATTTTCTACTTCATTCTCTACAGCTATTGTTTCATTAATCATTTTTAGTCCATGTTGAAGATcgttatacatattaataagaGAATCCTTAATTAACATACTACTATTTAAAACTTGTTTATCTCCAAAATGGATAGCTCTCATGGTTAAATCAATTTTCATTTCTAACTCCCTTTGATATACTAAATCGACTAACATTTTTTCTGCTTCGTTCCATGACATAAAATGATCTGGacatatattttcaataaaaTAATCAATCGAAATATAACTATATACTCTAGATAATTGTAATATAAGTTTATGAAAAATGacttctttaatttttttagtaTATATAGCATATTCTGTATTTTCcaattcttttaataatactTCACATTCTAAACACAAACTTAATGGTGTAAATTGATTTTCTAAcaatgaatataatttttgtatattttcatcaGCATAATTTAAAACATTTCTTATTCTTAATGCATTCTTTAAAGATTCTTTTACTGGTACACTAGTATGTCCTAAAAGTTGCgacatttttttatgtgcTTCAAATTGTTTAGTAAAatcttcatttttctttttattcccAATAACAGGTATTGATAGTACAGCTAAAACAGctttattacaaatataagttttttctttttctgtcatatttcttttaaaatttaatacaTGAAAACAATATTTTAACCAAGCTAATCCATGAAATAATTCACTTTCATAAACGAATAATATATCTGCCATCTTTTCATAAAATACAGCTATCCaatttcttaatttttctttagaTTGATTTAATGACTGAGAAGTGTTATGACCAGTACCAACATTTCCATCTGTCGCTTTGTTTATTGTTTCTCCACTTGGGTCTTTTCCATCATCTTCTTCctccttattattattattattattattattactattactattattattgctattattattattattattgttattattttccatattacTATCTTGTTGTTCAACACCTTTTAAAACATCCTCTTTTGTATTTGCATCGCCATCCAcatcattttgtttatttttttcctcaTCATTTTTGTCACCTGGCTTTACCGTTTCAATAACAGAAACAAGTTCAGGTTCCATCATAATATTAGATTTTAATgatttgtaaaaata is a window encoding:
- a CDS encoding eukaryotic translation initiation factor 3 subunit 10, putative yields the protein MQTFQKPENALKRAEELQFIGQNEDALQILHSAIGHRTFRLQGWHILQEQIMLRYIEFCLYLEKLSLVKDGLHQYRIICQHGNIASLGKVITDFRDKAEEKVRLAKENVALNKEKIEQEESNVDVTEKILMSSLDIEITGKHERKLQNAYRICMETYKMILEILRATPKLEKAYHETAKKAILFCKDNKRVTEFKKLSDLLRNHYNLILRGKHKPEYQSLLKIEYHLETKIIQLEAACELAMWKEASNIAEDIYNLNMHDYFYKSLKSNIMMEPELVSVIETVKPGDKNDEEKNKQNDVDGDANTKEDVLKGVEQQDSNMENNNNNNNNNSNNNSNSNNNNNNNNKEEEDDGKDPSGETINKATDGNVGTGHNTSQSLNQSKEKLRNWIAVFYEKMADILFVYESELFHGLAWLKYCFHVLNFKRNMTEKEKTYICNKAVLAVLSIPVIGNKKKNEDFTKQFEAHKKMSQLLGHTSVPVKESLKNALRIRNVLNYADENIQKLYSLLENQFTPLSLCLECEVLLKELENTEYAIYTKKIKEVIFHKLILQLSRVYSYISIDYFIENICPDHFMSWNEAEKMLVDLVYQRELEMKIDLTMRAIHFGDKQVLNSSMLIKDSLINMYNDLQHGLKMINETIAVENEVENLTMSTLTYEEEFAFLDKSNKTINYNTAPIEDIIENEVFEEKPIENEKLLKKIYEKIDEEHHKIQLLSEEHNKKRKELLKKQKELEQAQLKLKMEKKLLEEKLEKEKKEELARKGEKLRIKEEKHKKKTEAAEQMLKEIKKLCSTNTTKILMKGKYMDEITIDDILNGYVDFDDIEEAQEKLRLNERNEIIKVRKMEAKKVDHYFRAVRQVELSHMNRWIALVFQEDTEILLQEQKAAEEEQKADFEAALKEKEEYVKFSVDIEEFTKNEMKLRVEEFEKNLKAQKERLYNILKEEKIQRAKERRDQHIRKIKAEEERKRREEEEERLLKEEMERKKKEEARKKLEEISKVQRERDLEMDLQMKRKKEESRRSERSHRKSSIDDDLTWRRGDKGGSQNGDDSYRRHDDHHDSAHRDRSEMRDRRDWSGRDRDRDRERDRDRDREHRRDSHRDRERDRDRDRERDRDRDRERDRDRDRERDRDRDREHRRDSHRDRERERDRDRERDRDRDREHRRDSHRDRERDRDRDRERDRDRDRERDSHRDRERDRDRDRERERDRDRDRDRDIKRSDRDHKKDRDDKLDRDSRRRERSGKPENERKRESEISKRNGTTEERTRNAWNLKEDDDSKAKHETSEENTKSWRNSNKLIDNENEKTERYKEGDKNKENDELANGNEENDNDEDRKNDDEEASDGGDFTVFKKKKRNILRFFMKA